From one Pontibacillus sp. HMF3514 genomic stretch:
- a CDS encoding carbohydrate ABC transporter permease: MAKRLTKPFIYLILIAFSLFYLMPVYVLIVTSLKPFDQISLDTMWQLPSTIDLSSYSTAFSKLAPNIMNSFYLVIPATLLSALFGSLNGYVLSKWKFKGSEIVFTAILFGMFIPYQSILIPLIVFLRDMGLYNSIPGLIFTHVVYGLPITTLMFRNFYASIPYSMLESAKIDGANFLKIYGKIMFPLSISGFVVVAIWQFTNIWNEFLFAVSLTQSDQQPVMVALQNLAGSQVVQWNVQMAGALLAALPTLLVYILVGKYFVRGLLAGSVKG, from the coding sequence ATGGCCAAACGTTTAACGAAACCATTTATCTATTTAATACTCATTGCATTCAGCTTATTTTACTTAATGCCTGTCTATGTGTTGATCGTCACGAGCTTAAAGCCATTTGATCAAATCTCATTAGATACGATGTGGCAGCTACCATCAACCATTGACTTAAGTAGCTATAGCACGGCATTTTCAAAACTTGCTCCAAATATTATGAACTCCTTTTACCTTGTGATTCCAGCAACACTCTTGTCAGCGCTGTTTGGATCATTGAATGGTTATGTCTTGTCAAAGTGGAAGTTCAAGGGGTCAGAAATCGTTTTTACAGCGATTTTGTTTGGGATGTTCATTCCGTATCAAAGTATCCTGATTCCTTTGATTGTTTTCCTTAGAGATATGGGGTTATACAACTCTATTCCAGGGTTGATTTTCACACACGTGGTGTACGGCCTTCCGATTACCACGTTGATGTTTCGAAATTTCTACGCAAGCATTCCATACTCGATGTTGGAGTCAGCTAAAATCGATGGAGCAAACTTCTTAAAGATTTACGGAAAGATTATGTTCCCATTATCGATTTCAGGATTTGTGGTCGTTGCGATATGGCAGTTCACAAACATTTGGAATGAGTTTTTATTTGCTGTATCCCTGACACAATCTGATCAACAACCGGTCATGGTAGCTTTACAAAACCTTGCCGGAAGTCAGGTTGTTCAGTGGAACGTCCAAATGGCCGGGGCTTTACTAGCTGCATTGCCAACTCTGCTTGTCTATATTTTAGTAGGGAAGTATTTTGTGAGAGGGTTGCTGGCTGGTTCTGTAAAAGGTTAA
- a CDS encoding NAD(P)-dependent oxidoreductase, whose translation MSKKIGFVGLGAMGFPMAVNLKKAGFEVIGYDAFKGVYEKANHAGITMVETLKEVGELADEAIISMVRDYEQNVDIIFREDGLLSAHPKDKTIIVMSTLDPDSMNELGKKVEEESELKMISASVSGGVSGAQAGTLSIMTSGYEAIVESFKGYFDAIGSHTFYYGNKPGNSEAAKLINNMILGININAVAEGLKLANEYDLPEEEILNLLQVSTGDSWVARNWDDISEWTADTSLGVLITDLKASYNEGLKHNVTLPFNALSSSQLFDSMGKDKPKD comes from the coding sequence ATGAGTAAAAAAATTGGATTTGTAGGGCTAGGAGCGATGGGCTTTCCAATGGCAGTTAATTTAAAGAAAGCTGGTTTTGAAGTAATAGGCTATGACGCTTTCAAAGGAGTATATGAAAAGGCAAACCATGCTGGAATAACCATGGTAGAAACTTTAAAAGAGGTAGGAGAACTAGCAGACGAGGCAATCATCTCAATGGTTCGTGACTATGAACAAAATGTTGACATCATTTTTAGAGAAGACGGTCTATTATCTGCCCATCCTAAAGATAAAACAATTATCGTTATGAGTACTCTCGACCCTGATTCAATGAATGAATTAGGTAAGAAAGTCGAAGAAGAAAGTGAATTAAAAATGATTTCTGCTTCGGTAAGTGGTGGGGTTTCAGGTGCTCAAGCTGGTACATTATCAATTATGACATCGGGTTATGAGGCAATCGTGGAATCTTTTAAGGGATACTTCGATGCAATAGGATCCCATACGTTCTACTACGGTAATAAACCAGGTAACAGCGAGGCAGCAAAATTAATTAACAATATGATTCTGGGTATTAACATAAATGCAGTAGCTGAAGGACTTAAATTAGCGAATGAATATGACTTGCCTGAGGAAGAGATATTAAACTTACTTCAAGTAAGTACAGGTGATAGTTGGGTAGCTCGAAATTGGGACGATATTTCTGAATGGACTGCAGATACCTCATTGGGCGTACTAATTACAGACTTAAAAGCATCTTACAACGAAGGACTTAAACACAATGTCACATTACCTTTCAATGCCTTATCATCTTCACAATTATTTGACTCTATGGGAAAAGATAAACCAAAAGACTAA
- a CDS encoding YjcZ family sporulation protein, with amino-acid sequence MHANVNAAPVAGANVAPMATAPGYGYGRRPDTFVLIVVLFILLIIVGAVCYC; translated from the coding sequence ATGCATGCAAATGTAAATGCTGCTCCTGTTGCTGGAGCCAATGTTGCGCCAATGGCAACTGCACCTGGTTATGGATATGGTCGTAGGCCCGACACCTTTGTATTAATTGTCGTGTTGTTTATCTTGTTAATCATTGTTGGTGCTGTCTGCTACTGCTAA
- a CDS encoding protein-glutamine gamma-glutamyltransferase translates to MGCDMIQVSGMPFQLTDSSNFGNEQTIIIKAMIDAPSLYSFSSFNDLLFDINLRKEIIESAKEMSEGESEFTTFQYTQCNPEYWYLTTEGGFQLNRNKYPSDAIRDIYINSSLYAFECAMACVITFYKATLDRIGEGMFNYVFQNLYLYSWHTDVDLGLYTFYGDHFIPGDVVYFNNPEYDPSTPWYRGVNAVAMFDDDVFGHGFGIKSTEGMIQTLNETRKPESNQTAYLTSLVTRISIQNSANRSTLNPLYKQQPMIIHHNKPSISYRHYLSYLYKMFMS, encoded by the coding sequence ATGGGGTGTGACATGATACAAGTATCTGGAATGCCTTTTCAGCTAACGGATTCGTCGAACTTTGGAAATGAACAAACTATAATTATTAAAGCAATGATTGACGCACCTTCCCTTTATTCTTTTTCCTCATTTAATGACCTTTTATTTGATATCAATCTTCGAAAAGAAATTATAGAAAGTGCAAAAGAAATGAGTGAAGGTGAATCTGAATTTACAACATTTCAATATACCCAATGTAATCCTGAATACTGGTACTTAACGACAGAAGGTGGTTTCCAATTAAATCGTAATAAATACCCTTCTGATGCAATTCGAGATATTTATATAAACAGTTCACTTTATGCGTTTGAGTGTGCAATGGCGTGTGTCATCACCTTTTACAAAGCTACTTTGGATCGTATAGGGGAAGGTATGTTTAATTACGTGTTTCAAAACCTGTATTTATACAGTTGGCACACTGACGTTGACCTCGGTCTATACACCTTTTATGGGGACCATTTTATACCTGGGGATGTGGTTTATTTTAATAACCCTGAATATGATCCTAGCACTCCTTGGTACCGTGGTGTAAATGCTGTTGCTATGTTTGATGATGATGTTTTTGGTCATGGGTTTGGAATAAAAAGTACTGAAGGCATGATCCAAACCCTTAATGAAACGAGAAAGCCAGAGAGTAATCAAACCGCTTACTTAACAAGTTTGGTCACTAGAATTTCTATTCAAAATTCTGCAAACCGCAGCACATTGAATCCACTGTATAAACAGCAGCCTATGATTATTCACCACAATAAACCTTCCATTTCATATAGGCATTATCTATCCTATCTTTATAAAATGTTTATGAGTTAA
- a CDS encoding ABC transporter ATP-binding protein, whose amino-acid sequence MIEITNLTKRYGSFTALNDLNLTIDKGTVFGFVGPNGAGKSTTFSILATLLAPTSGTAYVNGYDVTKSPNQVRKHIGYMPDFFGVYDQFKVHEYLDFYGASYGVPSKERKAIVPQLLELVNLTDKRDAYVDYLSRGMKQRLCLARSLIHDPEVLILDEPASGLDPRARIEMRGILQELKNMEKTILISSHILPELSEMCDYLGVIEHGNLIASGNVTHIENQLQAQKVLQVSVQNNVDQAVSFFEDDPNVQQIDRDEKDELLIHVSYDGSDDEQIELLKKAVTQGIPILSFTQKQSNLEDIFMEITKGGE is encoded by the coding sequence ATGATTGAAATTACGAACTTAACCAAACGTTACGGATCATTTACAGCGTTAAATGACTTGAATTTAACGATCGATAAAGGGACAGTATTTGGATTTGTTGGTCCGAATGGAGCAGGAAAATCTACAACGTTTTCGATTTTAGCTACACTCCTAGCTCCAACAAGTGGTACAGCTTATGTAAATGGGTATGACGTAACTAAATCACCCAATCAGGTTCGAAAACATATTGGTTATATGCCGGACTTCTTCGGTGTGTATGATCAATTTAAAGTTCATGAGTACCTCGACTTTTATGGAGCAAGTTACGGGGTTCCAAGCAAGGAACGTAAAGCCATCGTTCCGCAATTGCTTGAGCTTGTGAATTTAACGGATAAAAGAGATGCTTATGTTGACTACCTATCTCGAGGTATGAAGCAACGACTTTGCCTTGCACGTTCTCTCATCCATGATCCAGAGGTGCTCATTTTGGATGAACCAGCTTCAGGATTAGATCCGCGAGCACGTATTGAAATGCGCGGGATTTTGCAAGAGCTTAAAAATATGGAAAAAACGATTCTGATCTCCTCGCATATTTTGCCTGAGTTATCGGAGATGTGTGATTACCTTGGTGTCATTGAGCATGGCAACCTGATCGCAAGTGGAAATGTGACTCACATTGAGAACCAGCTGCAAGCGCAAAAAGTATTACAAGTTTCGGTACAAAATAATGTGGATCAGGCTGTTTCCTTTTTTGAAGATGATCCGAATGTGCAACAAATCGACCGTGATGAAAAAGATGAGTTGCTCATCCATGTTTCCTATGATGGATCAGATGATGAACAAATTGAACTGCTGAAAAAAGCAGTGACGCAAGGGATTCCTATCCTTTCGTTTACGCAAAAACAAAGTAAT